The nucleotide sequence aaattagctaaaataataacgaatttgaattttttttgataatataagtggttaaaattaataataagaactatcaaaaatataaaatatattttaaaataaaaagagaattcctataaatatgttgttgttatttaaaatatacattttaatatcaaaaacagaaaacacaaaacaaagtatTAACGAagtaaaattcttatttttatataattgaaaagaTAATATTGAGTGATTTCTAAGACTAATTTATTAGTGATGAATATAGTatacaaagaaattttttaaaaaaattataatacgtTATAACTTTCAAAAGAAAACGTAAATGATAATTTATCATTATCATCTCTTAACTAATAACTAGAGATTGATTCGCGCATCCACACAGGTATTGGTTCTTACATTTTTGCacattaatatttatcttttttataattagtgttatatattttagatgagtTGTAATATAACTAACTGTATTCAAAATACCTGGACAGAATCGgttaatatggttatttttggtacaaatattcGAACCTATTTcagatacatttattatttagatatttttaggttcatataCATCAGAACTGTACTCATCCAGACCCACAGAAGGACTCAACTCtcacatataaatttataatatttaagttgggcctaatttcaaaaaaaaaaaaattatacccgAAAAAAGCAACCCGTACTTAAATGATAGCCAATGTTCATGCCTAactaattttataaactaataaaaagaaatcttttatgtgtttggctaaactaagtgaaataaaaagagttttttaatttagtaaaataattacattGAGTGAAAAGTTAAGtgacaataatgtaatatattttttattattttggtttaaattattattttattcacaaaaacatgttttttgaattatgtttctagattcgtgacaaaaaaaagagaattatgTTTCTAGCTACACAATTTTCcaccgattgaaactaaaatattttttttagtaaaacaaactaaatcaaatgtttaaccatatgcaaaattcagttatttttcatttttgattttataattagcaaaaaattaatgttgattaactaatgAATAAAAATCTGCACTATTTAGGTTAACGGGACTATTTAGGTTAACGGGTTTCTGTCCATTCGAACTACTTCGGTTTCAGGCATGACCAAATCAAAACCATTTTAATTTGGAATGGGGTAACCAATGGTCATCATGCCCAATTGACATCCATCCCTACTCTTGCCATCTCTAGATTGTGTGAGATAAAAGGTCATCTTCATCGAGGGTTTATAAGATAGTCTCTTATAgataaagaaaaatgaaaaaggaaaaaaaataaaacaaaaaggaaagtaGATAAAACGTGAAATCTTATCCTAGTCTGTTAATGTGTAATGTTCAAAAATTCTTGAatcattactttatttttatattttttcaacttcTCGAGAGATGAAACTTATGAACGATGCCCATTGAGGATTCCAATTAGAAATAAACTATTAGGTTAATACATCTTagtgaaaaatgtatttattataAGATCAACAAAGAGGTCTACGACAATCTGGAAGCTTTTAGATAGTAAGAAGATAACTGCTTTAATATTACTTCTGAAACTCTAAGATGGTGTAGAAGTAATCGATGTAGAAAGGTCGAAAAGTAGAGAATCCAGCAGAGAGACCAAGCTCTTTAAACTCTTCTTCGGTTCTATGCTTACCTTTGGTCCTATAGATTGTCATAACAAAGATGTCGCCTTCTAGCAAAGCGCGAGTACGGTGGCTATCATCGGTTTCCTTAGGCAAAACAGGCTCACACGCAACTAGTTTACCGCCAACCGGTAAAGCTTTGTAGCAATTCTTCATTATCTGCTTACATTCTTCGTCCGTCCATGTCGTTAGCACCCACTGTGCACACAAACAACACACGGTTAATTACAAGCTAACTAATTGGGATAGAGAATGCTGAGAGTCATGTTTATctactttattatttatttagatattgATCTTAATTAGTTggaattatcatatttttttaaataattttgaagttatcTGGCTTTcatataagtagattttttattcATAGAGTTGTATTCAGTTTTTgatagtttaataataaataattttctaaacgaTCTTTACAGCATGAGAAAGAGTATTTCTAAATCATAAGAAGCTTTTGATAAAGTATCGACAAGAGCATTCCCAAACCTAAAATTTTTCACTACATCATTGGCTCAAGATTTGTGTTTATTTGTGTTGTTCTATAAAAATGATATCCTATACAGgtcctaataaaaaaaaagaagatttatCAGCAAATAAATTCAATAATTGAAGTTGTATACCGATATGACTGTATGAGATATGTATACACTAAAGTCTAATATGTGTGATTCATCTCCACCAATTAAACCAACCCAAATAAACATTCGAATaaagtgtttattttttttttgtaacactttttttttgtaacaccgaATAAAGTGtatatacaaacaaaaatattgacaGATTTAGTACTAGTATTTAAAATATCTTCAATAAATAAAAGTGACAGTCACATGATCTATGCTTATATCAGCCAGGTCCACACATAATTTGTCCGCACCAATCAACTTATGTTATGTACCTACCTAGACTAAGATTTTTCGTGAGCAGCTAGCTATCAATAAACTCAAAAAACAATACATATGAATCAATATACGTCCAACTAACAAAAGTTTAGTATTCACGTGACAACAATGTTACCACAAACCTTCATGAAGATTGCGTCACCACTCGGAACTGATTGGAACATATCTCCACCCATGTGAGTCACTCCTAATTACTCATACACAATCAACACTAGTTACAATCAAAGAGCTAAAAATAGCattaaactttccaaaaatagataaatcttgatgaaaataaaaccaaatatttaTTCTGACCAGGAATCTTGGGAGCTTTGGCAACAACTTCAGGCAAATCAAAGTTAATCCCTTGACGGACGTTAGGGAATTGCTTAATGATCATACGGAGACAATCTCCTGCGCTTCCTCCTACATCAACCAAATGCTCAACGTACTTAAACCCATCGTAGCCGTCCAATATGGCTTTCATGAACGGAACAGATACGCCGGACATGGCCTTCTGCATTAAACCGTTCATCTCCTCGCACTTTCCATACTGCGCGTACGCAGCCTCGCCGTTTGCCTTCACGTACGGCTCAGTCTCCGGCTCCACCACCGCCGTGTGAACAAGTGGCCATGCTCGCATCAACGCCTCCTGTAAACGTCATCACTTtcgtaaaatattaatttgagaATATTAAGGAAGTAAGTTACAAAAATCAGTGTTGTAAAACACGCTAGACTTTACTAGCTAGGCAGGAGACgaattttttcttacaaataatATTGTTTATGTAGACAAAAttaatatgtgtatatatatatatatatattatatatatatatatatatattagttttagaaaactgaaaataaaatattcttacaataaatgtttaaaacatgtaaatagtttcaaatataaaaaaaaatacattttaaaaaatattaaagtaaatgaacatataaatttatatctatattGCATTTTTAGAAtacggtaaaaaaaaaagaatatgaaagaaataaaatatgggAAACCTGGTGGTGTTGGAGGACGTAAGCGGCGTAGGAGAGACCGTCGGAGTCGGTGACAAGCGTCTTTCCAACGTCGGTGATAGAGTATTTCCTGCCGGCGTTGGTGAGGTGTTCGGAGAAGACACCGTAGCTTGTGAGCATACGAAGTATACGCTGGAGATTCTCGGGATCGCCGCCGATGGTACCGTTTTGGTACGTGAGGTGGAGACGAGGGAGGATCTCAGTGGCGGAGAGAGGAGAGTTGTCTCCGTCGTTCCAGATAGCGTCGGCGAGGCCTAGCCTCACGGCGGCGTTAAGAGACATTGGAACGCTGATCATGTTAGCGAGCTCCATGATGGCGAGACGAGCTTTGTTTCTACTCTCGGAGCTTCCGTTTTCCATATTTTTCTCTGTTTGGTACGTGAATGAGAGAGACTCCGCTAAGGTAAATGATatggttctgtttttttttgagaaataaatgATATGGTTATATATTGCAATGGAGCAAATGGTATTGTATAGTTGTATCCTCACATGTAAATACAAAGGTttatatagtaataataatggAATATAGAAGGTATGAAACGAATAAAAGAAATATGGGtaaatgaatgaaaaaaaaggACATGATAGAAGAATAAAAAATTGGATTTGAATTCTAAAGCAATTCGCAAACTGTAAGCTATTGAATTATTTGgttgaagttttgtttttatatagatTTTCTCGTTGAGATATCATAAAAATGTTACGTATAATTTTATAGAGACAATTACTTTTAATCCAAAATGATGATAGAGGGCTTATTACTCACTTCTCAAACATGATTAGTTTTTAGAAAAGGGTATACATGTCAAGTGTATGCAAATAGTGAGATAACATCTCTGTTCGTTATCTTCGACTTCGAGACTGGGATTTTCTCACTTCTCACTGAGAAGTTCTCAGAGTACAACATAAGGGTCTAAGAGGTGCTAGCTGGATTGAGGAATTCAGAAGAATGTAGCAGAACGTTAATATAAGCCACTACTCACTAGttaagaatttaagatttaagaaTGGTTGATTTTACTGCTAAaccctttttttccttttccaagtggaaaaatatatatacttgcaGTTGTGGCTGAACTGTTAGCATACCGTTTTAGAGATAATACActcaaaaaatttaagaaattgtaaaattttattggaCAAATATATGATGAGGGAGGATAAGTGCACaatcataattataaaatagaagcaaattttcaacaacaaaaaaattcacATGTTTTCATATAGATTTTGCTACATAAGTTCCTTTCATGTTTTCATATAGATCTTAGGATGCTTAATCCAAATCGAACCAACATCAATTCAGCTGTTAGCATTTAGACCCAAGACATGGAATAATTGAGTTGTTTTTACCTAACTCCAGGTTTCCTATATGTTTTGTCGTTTGTGTGGGGCTTGTGGAATGCATGTTATTGGTCCATTATTTTGGCAGCAAAAATAATGTAGTTCTTATATTTCATGACCCAAGAGGGTGATTCATATTGTTTCGGTATCATGAAACTGTTATTGTATGAGTGAGGCCATGTTATTAGTATGAATCAAGTTTTGGTGAATTAGGTTAGAAACGTTATAAACAACATTCCTCTTAACATGATCTATTGATCGGAGTATCTTTtgtttaagaaaacaaaaaaactaaaaagggCTAGATACGAATTTTACACAATTACACATCATAAACTCTCCATTTCCATTTAAGCCCTTCAATTTAGGATTCAGTAGTAATACAAATTAAAAGATCGCAACAAAGTCCATCAACAACAATGAATCATGAtggtaacaaattaaaaaaaaatatcataaagaCAGATGAAACACAGATTAGAACTTCATCTTCGACATTGTGGCTTACATTTGGCTCACCTTCATAAACAATCCGAGCAGTAACATAAAAAAAGAACCTTCAGAGAAATTGAAATCCTTCTAAGCAGAACAGAAACTCTGAATAATCTTGGAGTTTGAAAACATTTTCATTCATTAGTAATGTGTATGGTTGCTCCAAATGCTAATGGTCTGATCAGGAACCATCCCAACGTTTAGGCGCTGGAGATAGACCGCGAGTGACATAATGGCCTCCACGAATGCAAAATCGCCTACGCATTTTTCTAAGCCCTCCACTAAACGGTACGAATCTGGTGGAAACAAATCatcaaccttttttttttatcctatAGCAAAATGTTATacttgattatatattttgtaacaaaacatGTACTTGATGAGCTCATTTCAAAGCTTAGGGTGTACAAATATTTTAGCGTATGAGTTATTCACGCGAGCCGTTGACTGTATATAATGGTTGTTTCAacagtaaaacttcatatgggccttaaaattttaaactcttaAATTGTTCATATTGGGCCTTAAGAACAATACGGCCCGTCAGgggaaaacccaaaaccaaatCGTGTTAGGAACCGAAAATACGAAAGTAAAAAGTTTCGTCGACAAACACGCTTTCTAACCGAAGTTCCCAAGTCTTCGATCTTAATAGAAAGTTCTTTAATTTGGTCGATCCGGTAAAAGGTGATTTTTTTGTTTCCGACAAGACACAAGCTTCTTCTGGTTTGGTTATTCGCCGAATCCTAGAAACGATGTTCAATTTCTGGTAATACCCAACTCTTAATTTTGTGTGTTCCGTGATTGTTCGAGACTAGCTAGCTGTTTCGTATGCTGTCAAGATTTTCAATTTGATGATAATCAGATACGTGTGTTGAGTACATTAAGTATGTTCGTTGATTAGGCAAATCTGGTTGTTAGGTAGTTATCTACAGTTGAATTGAGCACTGTGTTGCTGATTTAGGCAGGGTTTGCTGCTATTATATTTAGAATGTTGTAGTCTCTTGTTACTGTTTGTGTCTCGTTTCTAATTTGATGTTCTGCATCTGACATGTTTAATGTTTCTTTCTTTGGTTTTAATCAAAGGGGATCAAAAGAGCAACAAGGGCAATCTCGTCCTCCTCCggaagtttcttcttcttctcagcagcagcagcagccatGGTACTCTCCTTCTCTAGTCAGCTCTCCAAGCTCCTCATCCCGCCCTCAAACATCTGGTCAGATTCCAGCACATGTTTCACCAGGTGAAGCAGCTGGCATTATCACCTTCTTGAAAGACAAAAGGTTCGCTCTCTATTCTTTTTGTATGCTTCTCTCCTGTGTTGTGGTTTTTTTTGTATGCTTTCTTATTTGAATCTTTGTATACTTTTGCTCTAGTGTGGACGAGCTGAGGAAGCTTCTCTCTGACAAAGATGCTTATCAGCAGTTTCTGCTCTCTCTTGACCAGGTCAAGGTCCAGAACAATGTAAGTCTTAAAAACACTCTTAAATTGTTTCTGGATAACGGCGGTTGTTTATAGCTTTCATTATTAGTTATGTATTGATATTATTCACTGGTGCTCATTGTTTTTGGTTTCTGTCCATAAGATCAAAGAGGAGCTCCGCAGAGAAACATTGCAGCTGGCTAGTAAGTTCTCTGTTGTTTCATGTCATTTGAGGAGTAGCTTCGGTTTCATCTAGTAATCTGACGTTATTATGGTCAAAATGTAACAGGAGAAAACTTGGAGAAGGAGCCACAAATAATGGAGCTCAGAAACCAAGTGAGTTATCAACAACCATACTTCCTTTTTCAGTTCACAATGTGTAACAAGATATCTCTTCTTAAGAACCTTGTGTTCCTCGTTTTACAGTGCAAAATCATCCGTACAACTGAGCTTGCAGCTGCGCAAGAAAAGCTTAATGAGCTGGAAAGACAAAAAGAAGAGATCCTCAGGTTGTACTCCCCTGGTTCTCTTCTGAATAAACTTCAAGGTAAAACTTATACAAGTGCAATACTTCATATGTACAGTTTCTTGTGTCATCATTTCTAAACCGCAACTTTTGTGGGGAGGTTTTGCAGAGGCTATGAATGAGGTGGATGAAGAATCTGAAGCTCTGCAAGAGAAGTTCCTAGAGAAGGAGATTGATACAGCAGCGTTTGTGCAGAAATACAAGAAGCTGCGTACTATCTATCACCGACGTGCATTGATTCATCTTGCTGCTAAAACCTCAACCATCGGTTGAAACTAAGAAAAGCTTATCACTTACCTGATGTTGTAAAAGAGATGATTTTGCTGATTACGTTCATATGATTGATTGTCAATCGaaacaaaatttgaatttttcgtGAATAAAAAATCTTTGCAATctgatatataataaattacaaCAATCtcgggaaacaaaaaaaaaacaaaagtcttCACGTTGTTTAAGCAACTTATGTCTTCTTCATCCGTGAGTTTTTTCACTCATCAAGCAGGCCAGCTTCCTTGAGTGCGCCCTTGTACTCTTCCTCTGAGTTCCAAGACTTGATCTCCTTAACTTGCGCTCCAAAGTAGCGCTCTATCTTCTCCATCACCTCTTTATCGTTCCCATTCTCGAGGAGGAGGTTGAACACAGCCCCTGCCATACAAATACACAGTTTATATAAGTTGATTATCATCAATGTCTAAATTGATGGTAACATTCAAAAAAGGAAGCTCACCTTTTCGACCAAACCGACCAGCTCGTCCAACTCTGTGAAGGTAGACTTCATAATCTGGCTCCCCAGTTTCATATTTAGTAGGCATGTTATAATTCACAACCAAATTCACCTGCAAGTATTACATAACCGAGCAAGAGTCATTAACTAAGAAGCGAAGCATTTTAGGGGGAAcaacaagatgaaagcaatagGGTTGAAGAATGATTTACCCGTTGTTGGTCAAAACCTCTAGCAAGGACATCAGTTGCAATGAGGACTTGAGTAAGGCAGTCTTTGAACTCCTTCACTATCTTATCCCTATCCTCTTGACTCATACTACCGTGAACACTGGTGACGTCATACCCCATTTCCGCAAGTGCTTTGTGCACTTTGCTTGCTGATACCTTCGTTTTCACGAATATTATGGTCTGCCCAATATCCCCGAGCTCCATGATCTGATCCTTGATGACTTCGATCTTGTCTTGCTCCTTTGGGCAAACCACTTTATACTGTTTCACAGAGTCTAAAGCCAGATCCTCTCTTTTTACAAAGAGTTGGTTGGGGCTCTTGACTGTCCTCTGAACAAAATCTTTGACGGTTTCGTTAAACGTTGCTGAGAACAGGAGAACCTGTTAGAAAAAAAGGTCAAGAACACAAACACATGATCAATTTTAgcacaagaaaataaaaagcaaagagTTTCTTTTAAACTGAGACTAACAGCCATGTAGAAAATGAAATAGCCCAGAATAGCTTTCTAACAGTGAGCAACATATCAACCATCGTTTTAACACGTAGATATGTCTTATTAACATAAGGGACTCTGTTCAATAAAGAAAACACAGCTGAGCTGATTTTATTCACTAAAGAGCGTCAAGTAGAATATCTTTTAGACCCTAGATATAATGTAGATATGGCCACTAGAAATCAATAGTCACACTACTTACAGTTCACGATTCATGACTAAATTAAACCAGTTTAACGTACCTGATAATTGGGATTAACTCTCTCAATGTCTTTCATTATCCTCAAGGAATCATCCCTAAAGCCATCCTGCAACAACAATGAAACCtcaaatatcaacatatgaaAAGAAACTTATGGTCACCTTATACAGAAAGTAAGACATTAAGGCcaagtaaaacaaaaattaaagagCATACCGTAGCAAGCATATGGTCAGCCtcatcaaaaaccaaaatctttaAATGATTCAGACCAAGTTTCTTGAAGGCCATCCACTTTTTAAGTGTCCCAGGGGTGCCAATCACAACTTGAGCAGACACAGGTGCTCTTCTTGCAGTTGTTACCCCTTGATTCGACTCCGGAACAGCAACTTCAGCAGTGATCCCAGTAAACTTCCCCATCTTCTGAAGAACTTCCATATTCTGTCATTCATTTTAAACAATCATACATAGACTCTTAGTATGTTTCTTTTCTTAGATTATTAACCAGTGGAATAACTAACTAAACAAACCTGGTTTGCTAATTCTCTGGTGGGACAAATGCAAAGAGCTTGAGGCTGTCTCAGACTGGGGTCAACACGACTCAACATCCCAAGAACGAAACAGGTGGTCTTGCCAGATCCATTATGAGCCTGAGCAATGAGATGCTTGTGAGGCGGTGTGATGATCATGGGCAAACTAATAGCTTGGATCTTGCTAGGTTTCTCGAACTTCATCTCCACGTACAAGCCTTTCATCAGCTCAGGTGACAAGTTCAAATCTTCAAACCTACTCGCTGATGTATACGGTGTGTCACCTGAAGTAACCTACAAAGAAAGAATGACTTAAAAATCAAACTCATCCAAGAACTAGTTTTGCATCAAAACCCATCAAGAAAAACCTAATCTTTTCCAGTAAAACCAAGATCTAAGCTCGACTGGGAAGAGTCCACATCATCCCAGATCAAGatcaaaatcatccaaacaacCCTAGACTGATGTTGGGATCATCCATGAACTACTTTTGCATCAAACCCATCCAGAAAAACCTAAACTTTTCCAGTGATAAGCAGATTCAACACAACCACAATTCACAATTCCACTAAACAGAAGAAATCAAGCAAGGGGGTATAGAAGTAGATACCGCTTTGATGTTTGAGTCTTCGGGTTCGTCAAGGATAGATTCAGGTTTCTCTTCGTCctttatacttaaatatttgaGCTCCGAGACTGCGTCTGATTCCTCTTCGTCGTCATCCTCAACATCGCCCCACTTTGTCTTCTCCGTTGTTGTCGTGGGCTCTGTGTTCTCGCCGGTGATTGATGCTTCTACTGAGGA is from Brassica napus cultivar Da-Ae chromosome A4, Da-Ae, whole genome shotgun sequence and encodes:
- the LOC106397656 gene encoding nicotinate N-methyltransferase 1; this encodes MENGSSESRNKARLAIMELANMISVPMSLNAAVRLGLADAIWNDGDNSPLSATEILPRLHLTYQNGTIGGDPENLQRILRMLTSYGVFSEHLTNAGRKYSITDVGKTLVTDSDGLSYAAYVLQHHQEALMRAWPLVHTAVVEPETEPYVKANGEAAYAQYGKCEEMNGLMQKAMSGVSVPFMKAILDGYDGFKYVEHLVDVGGSAGDCLRMIIKQFPNVRQGINFDLPEVVAKAPKIPGVTHMGGDMFQSVPSGDAIFMKWVLTTWTDEECKQIMKNCYKALPVGGKLVACEPVLPKETDDSHRTRALLEGDIFVMTIYRTKGKHRTEEEFKELGLSAGFSTFRPFYIDYFYTILEFQK
- the LOC106402036 gene encoding vacuolar protein-sorting-associated protein 37 homolog 1-like; its protein translation is MFNFWGSKEQQGQSRPPPEVSSSSQQQQQPWYSPSLVSSPSSSSRPQTSGQIPAHVSPGEAAGIITFLKDKSVDELRKLLSDKDAYQQFLLSLDQVKVQNNIKEELRRETLQLARENLEKEPQIMELRNQCKIIRTTELAAAQEKLNELERQKEEILRLYSPGSLLNKLQEAMNEVDEESEALQEKFLEKEIDTAAFVQKYKKLRTIYHRRALIHLAAKTSTIG
- the LOC106402035 gene encoding DEAD-box ATP-dependent RNA helicase 38 → MSDTVEKVSTADASSSSVEASITGENTEPTTTTEKTKWGDVEDDDEEESDAVSELKYLSIKDEEKPESILDEPEDSNIKAVTSGDTPYTSASRFEDLNLSPELMKGLYVEMKFEKPSKIQAISLPMIITPPHKHLIAQAHNGSGKTTCFVLGMLSRVDPSLRQPQALCICPTRELANQNMEVLQKMGKFTGITAEVAVPESNQGVTTARRAPVSAQVVIGTPGTLKKWMAFKKLGLNHLKILVFDEADHMLATDGFRDDSLRIMKDIERVNPNYQVLLFSATFNETVKDFVQRTVKSPNQLFVKREDLALDSVKQYKVVCPKEQDKIEVIKDQIMELGDIGQTIIFVKTKVSASKVHKALAEMGYDVTSVHGSMSQEDRDKIVKEFKDCLTQVLIATDVLARGFDQQRVNLVVNYNMPTKYETGEPDYEVYLHRVGRAGRFGRKGAVFNLLLENGNDKEVMEKIERYFGAQVKEIKSWNSEEEYKGALKEAGLLDE